DNA sequence from the Candidatus Anaeroferrophillus wilburensis genome:
ACGAAAATAGATGTTATCCTCCAAGCCGACTCGTGCATGCCCCCCCATAAGCACAGCGTGAAGGTTCATGGGCAGTTGAGCCGGGCCGACGCCAGCGGCACTCCACGTGGCATCACCGGGGATCTGCTGGCGCAGATGGATAAGGTTCTCTATCGTCGCCGGAATCGCACCTTTCAAACCCATGACAAAATCAAAATGCAGGGGGCCAACAACCAGACCACGACGATGAAGATCCACTGCATTGCTGATCATACTGGTATCAAAAATCTCCATTTCCGGCTTTATTCCCAGTGCTTGCATCTCTTTAGCCAACAAGTCTATCAGCGCCGGACTATTCTCATAGACACTGTCGGGAAAGTTGACCGAGCCGGTGGTCAGACTTGCCATCTCCGGCCGTAGCTGCAAACGCCGGGCACGTTGCTCATAGTCCATCCCGGCCCGACCGCCGGTTGAAATCTGGACAATCAGATTCGTTTTTTCCCGCAGCCCTTCATAAGCCTCGGCAAACAACTCAAAATCCGGCGAGGGCGACTCATCCACTGGATTGCGAACATGTAAGTGGAAGATTGCCGCTCCGGCTGCCTCACAACGCACACCTTCCTCGATAATCTCCCGGGGAGTAATGGGTACAGCCGGGTTATGTTTCTTTTTCGGCAGCGAACCCGTAGGCGCCACCGTAACAATCAGTTTTTCCACGTATTATCACCTAAGAGCAACATTATGTTTTGTTTTAGCATCTTATTTCCAGACAGGTGAATGCTGCCCAAGCCGCAACTGCTCCAGTGTTTTCGCCTGTGGAATCCCGTCAGCCGTCCAGCCGCGCAGGCTGTAATAAAGCGGCAGCATCCGCTCTAGCTCGCATACCTGCCCTTGCGCCGGTCCATCGGGGAGCGGCTCCTTGACAATGCGAATCGGCAGCCTGTCATCCTTGGCATCAAACCCGGCACCCACCAGAAACAGCCGTTCGGCATTGACGATCCGCTCGCCACACTGCATCAGGGAGCTCATGGTATAACCGGCTCCGGTTGCCGCATTCAACAGCTCAAGGATACCTTCCGGCCGAATGTCTCGGGTTTGCGTCACATAGTTACGCACCGAAAAGAAAACACATAAGCCGGCGGCATCTATCACCGCAAAAACGTCCTGCCAATCCTTGACCAGCTGCGGCTTATCCTCCCAGCTGAGGGGATCGACAAGCATGGGAACCCCCAGGATCTCGATATAAGCAGGATCCCCGCGCATGTGACTGGCACCAATATTGGAAGTGGCATACGCCAGCCCCATACCCTTTTCACCCCGGGGATCATAACCGGCAAACTCCTGCCCCTTAGCAACGATCGCCAGTTCTTCATGGCCACAGGAGCGGGCCAGGCGCAAACTGCCGGCAGCAAGACGGTCGCCAAACCCTTCCCGCAGCGCCGTCTGCCGGCAGAGGTCAACCACTGCTTCAGCATCACCAAAAGGCAACGGCCGGCCGATCTCTGCCGCTGACAAGATTCCCTTTTCATACATCTCCATGGCACAGGCAATGGTCGAACCCATGGAGATCGTATCCATCCCCATCTCATTGCAGATATAGTTCGCCTTGGTAATTGCCCCCAGATCACCTATACCACAGTTGCTCCCCAAAGCGTAGATCGTTTCATACTCAGGGCCTTCACCTTCACCGGCAAAAGGCCCATCGGCAATCCGGGTAACCCGGCCGCAGGCAATGGGACAGCTGTAGCAGGCCTTCGCCTTCACCAAAAACTGTTCAGTGAGGGCTTCGCCGCCGATATGCTGCCAATGCTCAAACCTCCCCTGCTGGAAGTTCCGGGTTGGCAGGACACCAATACCCTGGGTGCCGGTGATCGTTTTAGCCGTCCCGTACTGACGCAGGCCAGGGACTTCTCCCTTGCAGGAATCACGGAATTTATCAAGAAACCCCCTGGCTAACGATGTAAAAAGCTCCTGGTCGTCCAAAGGGACATCACCAGTACCATAGATCACCACCCCCTTAAGTTTCTTGGCGCCGAGCACCGCACCGACCCCGGAACGGCCAGCGGCACGATCGCGGTCATTCATGATCGCCGCAAACAGCACCTGCCGCTCGCCTGCAGGACCGATGCAGGCGGTTCGTGCCTCAGGATGGGTCTCCTTTTTCAGGAGGTCATCAGTTTCATGAACGTTTTTGCCCCACAGGTGGTCGGCAGACCGCAATTCGGCCCGACCGTCAGCGACCCACAGGTAGACTGGCGACGATGACGATTCTTCAATGATAATCCCGTCGATACCGGCTTTTTTCATCATCGCCGGGAAATGGCCGCCAGCATTGGAACAGGTAATCGCTCCGGTCAACGGCGACTTGGTCATCACCATGTAGCGGGCTCCGGTGGGTGCCGCGGTACCGGACAGGGGCCCGGTCATCATGATCAGCTTGTTTTTCGAGCCGAGAGGATCGCAGCTAGGATCCACCTCATCAAGCATATAGCTGACCCCCACGCCGCGACCGCCGATAAAATCCCTCATCCGTCTTTCTTCGAGAGATTCAAAAGCAACTGTCCCCTGCCTGAGATTAACCCGCAACATGGTGCCAATCCATCCAGCCACCGCACGTCCTCCTCTCTCAGATTGTCACATTCCCAGATATGCCCGACGGATCCCCTGGTCCTCCGCCAAAACCAGCGACTCACCTTCCCGAACAACCCGACCGCTTTCCAAAACATACGCCCGCTGCGAATGTTTCAGCGCCTGCTCAACATTCTGCTCTACCATGAGGATGGTAACAGCTTCTGCCAACTGCATCAGCACACGAAATATTTCCTTGGTCACCACTGGGGCCAAGCCCAGGGACAACTCGTCGATGAGCAGCAACTCCGGGCGACCCATCAATGCCCGGCCGATGGCCAACATCTGCTGTTCACCACCGGACAGGGTGCCGGCCAGCTGATCCCGCCGCTCAGCAAGAATCGGAAACAAGCTGACCACCTCTTCCATGGTTTCCGCCATCCTGCGCCTGCCCCGCTTGGGGTAGGCACCCATCTTCAGGTTTTCGCCAACCGACATCTCCTTGTAGACCCGCCGGCCCTCAGGCACCAAGGCAAGCCCCCGGCGGGTGTTCTCGAACGGCCGGCTGCCGACAATGGGCAGGCCATGGAACAGAATCGAACCGGCGGATGGCTTCAGCATCCCCATGATTGCCGCCAGCAAGGTTGATTTTCCCGCACCATTGCTACCGAGAATCGCCACTCGTTCACCCTTTTCAACGGTCAGCGAAATATCCCACAAGACCTGCGTCTCACCACGAAAGACATCTACCCCCGCAATTTCCAGCATGACTATCGACACCTATGTTCCCAGATAAGCATGGATGACCCGCGGATCATGCGCCACCTCTTCCGGAGTTCCCTCCATCAGTTTTTCCCCCTGATCAAGAACAATAACGCGCTCCGCCGCCCCCATGATCGCCCCCATCACGTGCTCGATCCAGAGTACGGTAATACCCCGGCCTTGGGACAGACTAGCAATCAACTCCACCGCTGCACCAATCTCCTGGGTATTGAGTCCGCCGAGAACTTCATCGAGGAGCAAGAGCTTTGGGTTGGTGGAAAGCGCCCGGGCCATTTCCAGCTGTTTCTTTTCCACCAAATTCAGCTCCTTGGCCGGGGTATTGTCACGATGGTCAAGGCCGACGAACGCCAACGCTTCCCGAGCTTCTTCCAGCAGAACACTCCGGTCGCCGCCGAGGGGCCGGTTCACCAGGGGGACCAGAACATTCTCCAGGCAGGTCATCTCGGCAAAGGGGCGCGGCACCTGGAATGTCCTGGCGATGCCCAGTCGACAAATCTCATTGGCGCTGCGACCACGAAGGGGCTGGCCGTTGAACTCCAAGGTTCCCGACGACAGGGGAAAGGCCCCGGCAATGGCATTGAACAGGGTGGTTTTTCCAGCCCCGTTCGGCCCGATCAACCCGACAAGGGAACCCTTCTCAAGACTGATATCAACGTGGTTCAGGGCCGCGACACCACCAAAGTTTTTACATAATCCATAGCCTTTCAGCATGCACTCCTCGCCTTGCCTCTTCAAACGTGCAACCGTCCCCCTTAGGGGGCAGATATTTTTGCCCAGCCGGCACGCGCCAGACCAACAACACCATTGGGGGCAAACCGGGCCATAGTTAGGGCAACTAAACCAAAGGCCAGCACGTGGTATTCACCATAGCTGCGAATGTATTCCGATAATATTTCCAGAGTAAAAGCACCAATAATCGGCCCCAAAAATGATCCCATGCCCCCGATGATGGTCATTGAAAGAACCAGAAACTGCTGGTCGAGGGAGGGAATTTCCGGCGTTATCAGCAAGAGATAGTGGCCATACACACCGCCCGCCAGGCCGGCAAGGGCGCTGGAGACCGTAAAGGCCAGCACCCTGATGCGGATGACATCAACCCCAAGGGAGGAAGCGGCTTTTTCATCGTTCTGTACCGCCCGGAAATTAAGCCCCAGGTTGGAGTGAATCATCAGGTAAATCACTGCGAGGGAAATGATGGCTGCCATCAGCATGATGTAGTAGTAACCCGTTTTCGAGTACTCTGTCAGCAACCCGGGAATCTGCAGCCCCATAGTACCACGAGTTATCTCGTATTCGTTATTGATGATGATATGGAATATCTCGGAAACTCCGAGGGTCGTCAGCGATAGATAGATGCCACCCATTTTCAGACAGAGCAGGCCCACCCCGAAACCTACAAGGGCAGCGCACAGCACCCCCAGGGGAATACCGAGCCAGGGCGACAGACCCAATTTCACCGCCAGGATACCCGACGTGTAGGCGCCAATCCCGGCAAAGGCCGCATGGGCAAAGGACACCTGCCCGGTATAACCGGCCAGCAGGTTCCAACTGGCAGCCATCATGACATAAAATAGGCTGACAATCATGACATGCTGTTGGTAGACATTCAAGCCCTGCGGCAGAAGCCCGAGCAGAACGACCGTCATGCACGCCAGGATTACTTTCGTATTCTTCACACACCTACTCCATAACAGAACAGGAATACCTGCCGCTAGAAACCTCAGTGCAGATCACAATTCCCGATTACCAAACAGCCCCGCCGGCCGGACAAGCAGGACAACAATCAGGATGATGAAACCGAACACGTGCCGGTAACCGGAAGAGATGTACGCAGCACCAAAATTTTCAACCAGACCGATAACCAAACCACCAACCACACACCCCCAGAACGACCCCATGCCCCCGAGAACAACAACCACAAAAGCCGTCAGGGCGACGGCTACGCCGCCGGTGGGGGTAACGGGAAAGATCGGGCTCAGGATGACTCCGGCAGCCGCCGCCAAAGCACAACCAAAACCAAAACTGAGCATATTGAGAGCCGTCGTGTTGACACCGTTCAGCTCGGCAACTTCCCTGTCCTGACTGGTTGCCCTGAGCATGCGGCCAAACCAGGTTTTTTTCAGCATCAGGTAAACGATGGCAATCACCACTAGACCGGCACCACAGGCAGCCAGACGCTGGTTGCCATAGTAGAACAGACCAAAAACATTGGTCGCCCCCTTCAGCCAGTTAGGCGGCTTGTTAGGATAGGGACCAAAAATCAGCAGATAAGCATTCTGCAAAACAATTGACAGGATGAACGTCAGAATCAGCGAATAGAGGTCGTTGCCATAGGTTTTCCTGATCAGGAGAACCTCAATGACCATCCCCAGGAGAAACACCAGGCCAACAGCCGCAAGCATCGCCGCCAAGTAGTGCATCCCCAGGGTGTCGGCAAAAAGATAACTGAAATAGCCGGCAAGGATGTACAATTCACCGTGGGCGAAATTGACCACATTCATGATGCCGACAACAAGGGAGACACCCAATGCAGCCAGGGCATAAATAATGCCGATGACCAGGCCGTTCGTCAAGGCAAGAGGAAACATGGACTACCCTAAGAAGATGCCGGGAAGAGAGTTTGCCTCTCTTCCCGGCCCTCGGTTCGGTTGTGAAGGAAAAACTACTTGCGCTTCAGGGATCCGGTTGCGCCGGCCAGCGGATAAAGCACCACCTGGTTTTTATCCTGCCATTGAATAACCAGCATGGGCGGCATCCACTGGTGATATTCAGGTCCACCCTTGGTCGTTCCGAAAGAAACCTGTCCACGGGTAACAGTCAGGCTGGTCTTTTCAAGGGCATCCACCAGGGCATCAGCATTTGTTGTCCCGGCCCGATTAATGGCATCGGCCGCAATAAGTACCGCATCAAAAATTGAGCGGGACTTGTAGTCAGTAGGTGCCGTACCGAACTCTTTCTCATAATTCTGGCGGAACAAGGTTGCCAACTGAGTCAGTTCAACATCCTTGTGCATTGAAGACACCAGGCATTCCAGATTGCCGTAGTCGCCTACGTTGTTCCAAAAATCAGGCCAGAGACTCGGTGGCCCGGCGCCGTCCAGGATAATGGCATGCGGCGACAACTGCATCTCACCTGCCTGGGCGACAAAATAATGCAGCCCGGTGCCATAGACAAAAGCCAGAATAACATCCGGGTTAAAGGCTTTTATTTTTGCCAATTCCGTATAATGATCCTGACCCTTCCGTTCTGTTACCACCGTCTGGTTGGCGACTCCGGCGGCGTTTAAAGCCGCTTCACACAGCTTGCCAATGCCAAGCCCCCAGTCGGTATTTTCCGCAACGATGTAAGCTTTCTTGAAGCCTTCGTGAACAACCCATTGGGCTATGGTCTCATTGACCACCCCGGAATTTGAAGGACCGGCACGAAAGACATATTTATAATTCTTGGCAGTAATCGGGTCAGCCCACGCTTCAGCAACGATAAACGGCACCTTGAGACGATTTGCCACCTCAATCTCAGCCAGCGCCGCCGACGAATGACTCTCTCCGAGAACCACAACAACGTTGTCACGGGTTACCAGGCGTTCGAAGCCGGAAGCCGCCTTGTCCGGAGAACCGGCAGTATCTTCAAAAACAACTTCCAGTTGCTTGCCCAACACCCCGCCATGGGCGTTGACATAGTCAGTTGCCAATTTAATGCCCTCGGTAAATGATTTCCCGGTAGCCGCCGCCGTTCCGGTCCGCGGGCCGACAACCCCGATCTTCACCGTCTCAGCGGCGGCGAGACCGAAGCTGCCCAGGAAAATCAACAGCATTACAAAAATCATACTTGCCAGGCGCTTTTTCATTTCTTTTCCTCCTCCTTACAGACAACAGGTTACGAAAAACGAGCCAACGTCACGACCCGCAACAAAAAGCCAATGGCTATTTCAACTCTACAGAACGGGAAATCTTCTCAAAAAAATTCTTCCAGCACCTCCCGCAAGGTACAGACCAGCAGCATCAGTTCCTCTTCGGAAATGATAAACGGCGGACCCACCATGATTGCATCACCATCCTGGCCGGCAACCCCGGCGCATTTATAAACCAGCACACCCGCCGCCATCAGGGCGTCGAACAACCGTTCGGTCACCTTCTCACTCCGGCTGAAGGGGGTCAGGGTTTTCCGGTCAGCAACAAACTCAATTCCCCACATCAGACCCATGCCACGCACATCAGCAACATGGCGGTGAGCAGTAAGAGGCGCCAACAGCTCACCAAGCAGCTGTCCCATCCTTTGAACTCGGGTCAGCAGTTGCTCCTGCTCAATGATATCCATCACCGCAATCCCGGCAGCCGCTGCCACAGGATGATGGGAAAAGGTGTGCCCATGCGTAAAACCACCAAACACATCCACCACCAATTTCACCTGACCTTCCCGACAGCCAATGGCCGACAGCGGCAGATAGCCACCGCCAAGCCCTTTGCCAAGAACGATAATATCAGGCTGTATATCATAGTGCTGGGCGGCAAACCAGGTACCGGTACGCCCCATACCGGTCATCACTTCATCCAGGATGAACAGGATATCGTGGTGGCAGCAAATATCACGCACCACTTGGCAGTACTCCTGTGGCGGCACAACAGCAGCCAACGTCGCCCCGCATACCGGCTCGGCGATAAATGCAGCAATGGTTTCCGGACCCTCGAGGTTGATGATTTCCTCCAGAGCATGAGCGCAGCGCAGGCCACAGGTTGGATAGGTTAAATTGTAGTGGCAGCGCAGGCAATAGGGTGGCGGAATATGGATGGCATGAGGTGGAAGAAGCGGGGTAAATGGTTTTCGCATTCCCGGCTTGCCGGTTGCCGAAAGAGCCCCAAGAGTACAGCCATGATATGACTGCCATCGGGACACAACACGATAGCGTCCCTGCCGGCCGGCAGCCAGGTGGAACTGGCGGGCAAACTTGATGGCCGCCTCCACCGCTTCGGAACCGCTTGATAAAAAATAAAAGCGGTCTATATTCGGCGGTGCAACCTGTGCCAGCCGGTCAGCCAGATGGTCAACCGCCGGAACGGCAAACATGGTTGGATGGGCATAACCAAGGATACTGGCCTGCGAACTCATTGCCTCGACAATCTCTCCACGCCCATGACCAAGATTGACGCAGATGGGACCACCGCAGGCATCCAGATACCGCTTACCGGCGGCATCCTCAAGCCAGACGCCGGAACCCCTGATCGCCGTTGGCAAGGGCTTGTCCCAACGGCGCAGAAAAACATGTGATGACGTCACGTGCCACTCCTTGGCTGTTGATAGCCCAATGCCAGTGAAATTATATTCGCAACTTTGACAACAGCCGGCACAGCATAGTGAAACAAACGTTCCTCATCATACTGGCTGGCATTGACCGCAATATTAGCGGCAGCAACCACCTTCCCCTCCCCATTGCGCACAGGAGCAGCAACCGACCGCAGCTCTGGGGCCATCTCACCGTTATTAATGGCATAACCCTGCCGACGAACAACGTCAAGGATGTCCAGCAATGATTCCAACGAGATGATGGTCGTCGCCGTCAGCTGTTCCCGCTTTGATCGCAGCAGACGCTCACGAGCATCGTCTGTCGGCAGTGCAGCCAGCATCACTCTCCCCATGGAAGTACAGTAAGCCGGTAGCTTTGAACCTATTTCAAGATTAATATCCAGAATTTTCTGCGTCTTAACCCGGTCGATGTAGAGAATCTGAGTATCATCCAGCACCGCAAGGTTGAATGTTTCGCCATGCTCCCGGCAAGCTTTGAGCAGGTAGGGGTGGGCAGTCTGCCAGAGGTTGGAAGAGCTGAAAAAGTTGTGCCCCAAGGACAAAATCTTAGGGGTTAGCTGATATGTTCGACTTTCAGGATCACGCTCAACATAGCCCAACGCCTCAAGGGTATACATGAAGCGAAACGCCGTGGCCATGGAGATTTTCAACTCATCGGCAATAAAACTGAGGTTTACGGCTTCCCCGGCATCGGCCAGAACAGTAAGGACAGATAGTCCCCTGGCAAGGGAATTAATAAAATAACGGGATTGGAATCCGTCAGTCATGGAACACTCCATTAGCCACTAATTTTCGCATAGCGAAAGTAATTTTTACATAATAAAATGCAAAAAAAATAAAATCAAGTATTTTTTGGCATAAAATTTAAACGTATTGAGAATATCCGGGTAGAATCTTCAGGCATGGAGTGGTAAAATAAAAACTTCCAGCCCTCCAAAGATAACCGGGCAACCAAGCAGCACGCTGCAAAGGGGTTAGTGAATTTGGCTATAAAACTCACCCTAGCCGAATGGCCTGCCGTCTTCATCCCAGCCCCTTGCCTTATAATAGTCTTTGAGCAAAAAGCTCATCTGCTTCTCGGTGATAATTTTTTGGGTTTCCGGCAACGCTTCACTATGAAATCGTTTGGGAAGCTGGTCATCGGCAGAAGTCAGACCTTCCCTGATATTAAACCGGCGTACATCATCTGAAACTGTCCTTGCGATATCACTCATTCTCTGCTTATCAAATTCCTGTCCTGTAAGTCCCTTAACCATTTCCGCCAACTCTTCCCATTGATACTGGTCTCGATAAAAACGACAAAGAATGAGTGTATCAAAAAAAGTCAAGCGATCTTCCCATTCGACAAACATTGCCGCCTTACCTTCAATTTGTTCAGGGTCGATCATATTGGACAGCTCCGGCTTGTAAAAGGTTGCCCGAAGATGGCAAGCTCCCCGCGGAGAAGTACCGTACGCCAAGCCCATCCCCTTCAGAACGCGAGGATCATACCCTGCAGGTTCCAGGCCTTTGACGTGAATAGCCTGATCTTCCATATTGAATTCCTTCGCCGCGGCAATAATGCCCCGCGCAAGGATTTCTCCCATCCCCCTACGGTAGGCAATATCTTGTAACAACCGGGCAATGTTATCGACCTCACCGTAGTCCACGCATCTGCTTATTTTTCCCTGGCGGCCAGCTTCAATTGTCAGGCCAACCAGATTCCCCGCCGTGATGGTATCCATACCCAAACTGTCACAGAGGTCGTTCAAATAGGCTATTTCCTCAATAGAATCAACTTCACACAGTCCCCCGAAAGCATAAATAGTTTCATACTCCGGGCCTTCAATGGTAAGCCCCTTGTGACGGCCTGCCTTGACCGTTGAAAGCCTGCCACACGCCATGTAGCACTTGAGACAGGCATGAGATTTCACTTCACAGCGTGAGTGAAGGGCGGCGGCGTTGATTTGCTCCCGGTGGGTTACAACCCCTTCATGCCAATAGCGGCTCGGGAATCCCCCGACGTTGTTCATGATATCAACAAGCATGGGGGTGCCATTCGTTTTATACGCTTTCACTCCTGCATCAGTTCTGGAAAGCAGGGCCATTTTCTTGGCGAAAGACTTGACTGCCTCAGGAGCAGCTATTTCCTTTTGCCGGTTCCCCCTGAAAGCCACCGCTTTGATGCCCTTTGAACCCATTACCGCCCCGACCCCGGTTCTCCCGGCACTTCTCCAGTAATCATTTTCAATCACTGCAAAAGAGACTTTGTTTTCTCCGGCAGGACCAATGGTAATAACCCCGCTGTTTTTTCCACCTGTCCGATTTTCTGCCAGCCACGCTTTAACCCGGTCCTCAGTTTCGTATGTTGAAAGCCCCCACAGATCAGTTGCATCATGAAAGTAAACCGCATCTTCCGATATTTCAATCCACAAAGGTGTCTCTGACGACCCGCGAACGGCAATCGCGTCAAATCCGGTAGCCGCCAGATACTCCGCTACCGTGCCTCCGGAGTATGATTCCGAAAAAAAACCCGTCTGCGGTGACTTGGTAAACACCCCATACCGGCACGAACCCCAGACAGCCGTCCCGGTAGCTGCCCCACCTGCAAATATCAGCAGGTTCTCAGGCGACAAAGGGGCTACTCCTGGAGGATTATGATCAAGCAACAGATGAGCGCCCAACCCCTTGCCGCCCATCCTTGAAGCCAGGATCTCGTCAGACACAGGCTCAAGAACAAAAGACCGCTCGGTAACATCAATGCGTACGATCATGTTGTAATAGCCTAGCATACACAATCCTCCCCGGTGTTAAATCAAGCCTAAAGGACGCTGAGATAAATCCTTTCTGCATCCTGTTTACTGAGATCCCTGGGGTTGTTGGCCAGGAGCCTGGTAACTTTCAGCACACCTTCAGCGAGCGCCGGGATATCGGCCTTTTCAATCCCAAACGGCAACAGGCGTGATGGTACATTGACATCCTCAGCCAGACTTCTGACCGCCGCAATCCCCTTAAGGCAAGCCTCCTGAAGACCCAAGCCCTTGGTATCTACCCCCAGGCAAGCGGCAATATCGGCAAACTTCTCCAAGTTTGCGCTCATGTTGAACTCCATCACCGGAATCAGCATGATGCTGTTTGCTACGCCATGGGGGATATGGAACGTTGCGCCAATGGGATAGGCAAATGCATGAACCGCTGTCACACCGGCATTGGCGAAAGCCATGCCGGCAAGCATGCTGCCTTCAAGCATGGCAGCCCGGGCTGCAAGGTCAGAACCGTTAGTACAAGCAGCACGAAGATTTTTATGGATTTTTTTAATCGCTTCCAGAGCCAACATATCGGTCATAGGCCAGGCATTTTTGGAAGTATATGCCTCAATTGCATGAATCAGGGCATCCATGCCGGTAGCAGCGGTCACAGCAGGTGGCATACCAGCAGTCAGTTCTGGATCAAGAATAGCGGTATTCGGAAAAAGATAAGGACTAACAACACCTTTCTTCAGCTGTTCATCTTCATCGGAAAGGATAACAATCGGGGTTACTTCACTGCCGGTACCAGCAGTGGTGGGTATGATGATAGTTTTCAGTCCCGGTAACGGGATAAGATCAATGCCAACCAGAGACGACAGTTTTTGGTCATTGGTTACCAGAATGGCCGTAATTTTGGCGATATCGATGGATGACCCACCGCCCACGCCAATGATAAGATCAACACCTTCATGACGGGCAAACTGGGCTGCAGCTTCGGCAATCTCAAGCCTGGGATCGGGCTCAATATCCTGAAAGCGTGAAAATACAACACCTGCCTTACTCAGAATACTTTCAACCTTATCGATGATCCCTGCCTTGACAATCCCGGGGTCAGTTACAATCAGCACTTTTTGTGCTGCAAACCTCCTGACTTCATCGACGATTCCAGCAACAGCCCCCGGTCCCATAATAATTCTGGGAGTAGTTTGAAACATATGAATGGTTTTCATAATGCGACATCCTCTCCACCTACTCAAAATTTATAATCGCTGCCACAAGTTTTGCACTTCGATGCCAGCAGGTTATCTTTAAAAGCAGGTTTCTAAACAGCCAGGTATTTTTTTTGTATTTCCTTTTCACCTTCAAATTCATCAATCAAGCCTTC
Encoded proteins:
- a CDS encoding 3-keto-5-aminohexanoate cleavage protein, whose product is MEKLIVTVAPTGSLPKKKHNPAVPITPREIIEEGVRCEAAGAAIFHLHVRNPVDESPSPDFELFAEAYEGLREKTNLIVQISTGGRAGMDYEQRARRLQLRPEMASLTTGSVNFPDSVYENSPALIDLLAKEMQALGIKPEMEIFDTSMISNAVDLHRRGLVVGPLHFDFVMGLKGAIPATIENLIHLRQQIPGDATWSAAGVGPAQLPMNLHAVLMGGHARVGLEDNIYFRKGELATNVKLIERVVVISQMVGREVASPNEARRILQL
- a CDS encoding aldehyde ferredoxin oxidoreductase family protein, producing the protein MAGWIGTMLRVNLRQGTVAFESLEERRMRDFIGGRGVGVSYMLDEVDPSCDPLGSKNKLIMMTGPLSGTAAPTGARYMVMTKSPLTGAITCSNAGGHFPAMMKKAGIDGIIIEESSSSPVYLWVADGRAELRSADHLWGKNVHETDDLLKKETHPEARTACIGPAGERQVLFAAIMNDRDRAAGRSGVGAVLGAKKLKGVVIYGTGDVPLDDQELFTSLARGFLDKFRDSCKGEVPGLRQYGTAKTITGTQGIGVLPTRNFQQGRFEHWQHIGGEALTEQFLVKAKACYSCPIACGRVTRIADGPFAGEGEGPEYETIYALGSNCGIGDLGAITKANYICNEMGMDTISMGSTIACAMEMYEKGILSAAEIGRPLPFGDAEAVVDLCRQTALREGFGDRLAAGSLRLARSCGHEELAIVAKGQEFAGYDPRGEKGMGLAYATSNIGASHMRGDPAYIEILGVPMLVDPLSWEDKPQLVKDWQDVFAVIDAAGLCVFFSVRNYVTQTRDIRPEGILELLNAATGAGYTMSSLMQCGERIVNAERLFLVGAGFDAKDDRLPIRIVKEPLPDGPAQGQVCELERMLPLYYSLRGWTADGIPQAKTLEQLRLGQHSPVWK
- a CDS encoding ABC transporter ATP-binding protein is translated as MLEIAGVDVFRGETQVLWDISLTVEKGERVAILGSNGAGKSTLLAAIMGMLKPSAGSILFHGLPIVGSRPFENTRRGLALVPEGRRVYKEMSVGENLKMGAYPKRGRRRMAETMEEVVSLFPILAERRDQLAGTLSGGEQQMLAIGRALMGRPELLLIDELSLGLAPVVTKEIFRVLMQLAEAVTILMVEQNVEQALKHSQRAYVLESGRVVREGESLVLAEDQGIRRAYLGM
- a CDS encoding ABC transporter ATP-binding protein encodes the protein MLKGYGLCKNFGGVAALNHVDISLEKGSLVGLIGPNGAGKTTLFNAIAGAFPLSSGTLEFNGQPLRGRSANEICRLGIARTFQVPRPFAEMTCLENVLVPLVNRPLGGDRSVLLEEAREALAFVGLDHRDNTPAKELNLVEKKQLEMARALSTNPKLLLLDEVLGGLNTQEIGAAVELIASLSQGRGITVLWIEHVMGAIMGAAERVIVLDQGEKLMEGTPEEVAHDPRVIHAYLGT
- a CDS encoding branched-chain amino acid ABC transporter permease → MTVVLLGLLPQGLNVYQQHVMIVSLFYVMMAASWNLLAGYTGQVSFAHAAFAGIGAYTSGILAVKLGLSPWLGIPLGVLCAALVGFGVGLLCLKMGGIYLSLTTLGVSEIFHIIINNEYEITRGTMGLQIPGLLTEYSKTGYYYIMLMAAIISLAVIYLMIHSNLGLNFRAVQNDEKAASSLGVDVIRIRVLAFTVSSALAGLAGGVYGHYLLLITPEIPSLDQQFLVLSMTIIGGMGSFLGPIIGAFTLEILSEYIRSYGEYHVLAFGLVALTMARFAPNGVVGLARAGWAKISAP
- a CDS encoding branched-chain amino acid ABC transporter permease → MFPLALTNGLVIGIIYALAALGVSLVVGIMNVVNFAHGELYILAGYFSYLFADTLGMHYLAAMLAAVGLVFLLGMVIEVLLIRKTYGNDLYSLILTFILSIVLQNAYLLIFGPYPNKPPNWLKGATNVFGLFYYGNQRLAACGAGLVVIAIVYLMLKKTWFGRMLRATSQDREVAELNGVNTTALNMLSFGFGCALAAAAGVILSPIFPVTPTGGVAVALTAFVVVVLGGMGSFWGCVVGGLVIGLVENFGAAYISSGYRHVFGFIILIVVLLVRPAGLFGNREL
- a CDS encoding ABC transporter substrate-binding protein yields the protein MKKRLASMIFVMLLIFLGSFGLAAAETVKIGVVGPRTGTAAATGKSFTEGIKLATDYVNAHGGVLGKQLEVVFEDTAGSPDKAASGFERLVTRDNVVVVLGESHSSAALAEIEVANRLKVPFIVAEAWADPITAKNYKYVFRAGPSNSGVVNETIAQWVVHEGFKKAYIVAENTDWGLGIGKLCEAALNAAGVANQTVVTERKGQDHYTELAKIKAFNPDVILAFVYGTGLHYFVAQAGEMQLSPHAIILDGAGPPSLWPDFWNNVGDYGNLECLVSSMHKDVELTQLATLFRQNYEKEFGTAPTDYKSRSIFDAVLIAADAINRAGTTNADALVDALEKTSLTVTRGQVSFGTTKGGPEYHQWMPPMLVIQWQDKNQVVLYPLAGATGSLKRK
- a CDS encoding aspartate aminotransferase family protein; the encoded protein is MTSSHVFLRRWDKPLPTAIRGSGVWLEDAAGKRYLDACGGPICVNLGHGRGEIVEAMSSQASILGYAHPTMFAVPAVDHLADRLAQVAPPNIDRFYFLSSGSEAVEAAIKFARQFHLAAGRQGRYRVVSRWQSYHGCTLGALSATGKPGMRKPFTPLLPPHAIHIPPPYCLRCHYNLTYPTCGLRCAHALEEIINLEGPETIAAFIAEPVCGATLAAVVPPQEYCQVVRDICCHHDILFILDEVMTGMGRTGTWFAAQHYDIQPDIIVLGKGLGGGYLPLSAIGCREGQVKLVVDVFGGFTHGHTFSHHPVAAAAGIAVMDIIEQEQLLTRVQRMGQLLGELLAPLTAHRHVADVRGMGLMWGIEFVADRKTLTPFSRSEKVTERLFDALMAAGVLVYKCAGVAGQDGDAIMVGPPFIISEEELMLLVCTLREVLEEFF